Part of the Caulobacter sp. SL161 genome is shown below.
CTGCAGGAGGCCTCCAACTTCCTCAACGCCCGCCTGCGCGGCCGCACCCTGACCGAGGCGCGGACCGAGATGGGCGGCGAGCTGGACGCCGCGCGACGGCAGCTGAACGAGACGGCCGCCCGCCTCGTCGAGGACGGGCTGGCGGCCTGGAGCGGCGGCGAGGGCGATGCGCGCTCGCTGATCGTGCGCGGCCAGGCCAACCTGCTGGCCGACGCCCGGGCTCGCGAGGACATCGACCGGGTGCGGCAACTGTTCGACGATCTGGAGCAGAAGGGCCAGTTGATCGGCCTGCTGGACGACGTGCGCGACGCCGAGGGCGTTCGTATCTATATCGGGGCCGAAACGCGTCTCTTTTCGCTTTCGGGTTCCTCGGTGATCGCGGCGCCCTATATGACGGGGCGTCAGAAGGTGCTGGGCGCGATCGGCGTGATTGGGCCCGCCCGCTTGAACTATGCTCGGGTCATTCCGTTGGTGGACTATACCGCCCGGGTGCTCGGGCGGATGATGGATGGATAAGGACTTTACCCAATGACCGACGAGCAAACGCCGGCGGAAGAGATGCCGTTCGAAGCCGATGACGCCGCGCAGGAGATCGAGGCGCTTAAGCTGGAAGTGGCGCAACTGAAGGAGCAGGCGCTCCGCTACGCCGCCGAGGCCGAGAACACCAAGCGCCGCGCAGAGCGCGAGATGAATGACGCGCGCGCCTACGCGATCCAGAAGTTCGCGCGTGACCTCCTGGGCGCCGCCGACAATCTGGGTCGCGCCACCGCCCACAGCCCCAAGGACTCGACCGACCCGGCGGTGAAGAACTTCATCATCGGGGTCGAGATGACCGAGAAGGAGCTGCAGAGCGCCTTCGAACGCAACGGCCTGAAGAAGATCGATCCGGCCAAGGGCGACAAGTTCGACCCGCACCTGCACCAGGCCGTCACCGAGCAGCCCTCGACCGAGGTGGCCGCCGGCGGCGTGCTGATGGTGATGCAGGCCGGTTATGAGCTGATGGGCCGGCTGGTTCGTCCCGCCATGGTCGCTGTGGCGGCCAAGGGTTCGACCGGCCCGGCCTCGCCGGATGCGCCCGCAGCCTCGGCAAACCCCTACGCCGGCGCGGCCGCCGAGGGCGACAGCACGGGCGGCGCGTTCGACGCCAAGGCCTGATCGCCGGATCGGTCGCGCGCTCGCTGATCGGCGCGCGACCACAGACGCTCATGGATGTTGAAGGCCACGGTCTGGACCATCGGTTCGACCAGACCGACCGCCAGCGCCACCCGCCAGTCGCGGGTCAGGGCGTAGGCCACCGCCACGGCGACCGTCAGGTGCATGGACGCATAGGTCAGGGTCTTCAGGGCAAGGCGCATCGAGATGCTCCTATTTGAGAATGGTTCTCAATAAATGGAGCCCGAATCCCGCACCGCAAGGGCTTGGGCCTCTTCCCCGCGCGCGTCTTTTCGCTAATGTCGGCGGTCCCTTCTCCACGGGTTCGCGCGGGGCTGATTCTCCCTGGCGGCGGCTGAACCCGACATCTGGACTGGACTATGAAGCTTACGATCGAACGGGCGGCGCTCCTGAAGGCGCTGGGGCATGTGCAGAGCGTCGTCGAGCGCCGCAACACCATCCCGATCCTGTCGAACATCCTGCTGTCGGCTGAAGGTGACCGGCTGTCGTTCTCGGCCACGGACCTGGACATGGAGATCATCGACGAGGGCTTCGCCCAGATCGACGTGCCCGGCCAGATCACCGCGCCCGCCCACACCCTGTACGAGATCGTTCGCAAGCTGCCCGACGGCGCCGATGTGTCGTTGAGCTTCAGCGGCGATGATCCGCGCCTGGTCATCCAGGCCGGTCGCTCGCGTTTCAACCTGCCGGTGCTGCCGGCCGGCGACTTCCCGGTGATGAGCTCGGACGGCCTGTCCAGCCGCATCGCGGTCGACACCAACGAGCTGATCCGCCTGATCGACAAGACCCGGTTCGCGATCTCGACCGAAGAGACCCGCTACTATCTGAACGGCCTCTACGTCCACACGGTCAACGAAGGCGGCGAGACCAAGCTGCGCGCCGTCGCCACCGACGGCCACCGTCTGGCCCTGGCCGAGATGCCCGCGCCTGAGGGCGCGGTCGGCATCCCGGGCGTGATCGTGCCCCGCAAGACCATCGCCGAGGCCCGCCGCCTGATGGAATCGGCCGGCGAGACGGTCGATCTGCAGGTCTCGCCCCAGAAGGTCCGCTTCGAGTTCGGCGCCGCCGCCTTGACCTCCAAGGTCATCGACGGCGCCTTCCCCGACTACATGCGGGTGATCCCGCGCGATAACGCCAAGATCCTGACCCTCGACAACGACCTGTTCGCCAAGGCCGTGGACCGGGTGGCCACCATCTCGGCCGAGAAGAGCCGCTCGGTGAAGCTGGCTGTCGAGCCTGGCCGCATCACCCTGACCGTCCGCAACATGGAAGCCGGCCAGGCCGTCGAAGAGGTCGAGGTCGATTACGACGGCGAGCCCTTCGAGATCGGCTTCAACGCCCGCTACCTGCTGGACGTCTGCGGCCAGATCGCCGGTCCGCAGGCCGAGTTCCGCTTCGCCGACCCGGCCAGCCCGACCCTGGTGGTCGACCCCGTCGATCCGGGCGTGAAGTATGTGTTGATGCCGCTGCGGGTCTGATCCGCAGCCGGGTCATCGGTCCATTGAGAAACGGACGCCCTCGGGCGTCCGTTTTTGCTTTCAGGGTCCCGCCAGTGTGGGCGAGCTGGCCGCGCCGCATGACATGGCGCTGACCTCCTTCATGAAGCACCTGAAGATCCTGGAGCGGTCCGGCTGGATCGTCAGCGCGAAGGCAGGTCGTGTCCGGACTTGCGCGATCGTCACCGATCGCTTCGCCGATGTCGGAGCCTGGGTCTATAGCCACCGCAGCCTCTGGGAGGGTTGACGCCTAGGGCAAGTTGCAAGCGCGGGGAGTCACGATAAGGTCCGTTGCATATCAAAACGGGAGGCTGCCCATGGCCAAGCTGAACTATGTGACGGTCGGATCCAACGACCTGCCGAAGGCCAAGGCCTTCTATGACGCGCTCCT
Proteins encoded:
- a CDS encoding DUF2061 domain-containing protein, with the translated sequence MRLALKTLTYASMHLTVAVAVAYALTRDWRVALAVGLVEPMVQTVAFNIHERLWSRADQRARDRSGDQALASNAPPVLSPSAAAPA
- the dnaN gene encoding DNA polymerase III subunit beta, with amino-acid sequence MKLTIERAALLKALGHVQSVVERRNTIPILSNILLSAEGDRLSFSATDLDMEIIDEGFAQIDVPGQITAPAHTLYEIVRKLPDGADVSLSFSGDDPRLVIQAGRSRFNLPVLPAGDFPVMSSDGLSSRIAVDTNELIRLIDKTRFAISTEETRYYLNGLYVHTVNEGGETKLRAVATDGHRLALAEMPAPEGAVGIPGVIVPRKTIAEARRLMESAGETVDLQVSPQKVRFEFGAAALTSKVIDGAFPDYMRVIPRDNAKILTLDNDLFAKAVDRVATISAEKSRSVKLAVEPGRITLTVRNMEAGQAVEEVEVDYDGEPFEIGFNARYLLDVCGQIAGPQAEFRFADPASPTLVVDPVDPGVKYVLMPLRV
- the grpE gene encoding nucleotide exchange factor GrpE, which codes for MTDEQTPAEEMPFEADDAAQEIEALKLEVAQLKEQALRYAAEAENTKRRAEREMNDARAYAIQKFARDLLGAADNLGRATAHSPKDSTDPAVKNFIIGVEMTEKELQSAFERNGLKKIDPAKGDKFDPHLHQAVTEQPSTEVAAGGVLMVMQAGYELMGRLVRPAMVAVAAKGSTGPASPDAPAASANPYAGAAAEGDSTGGAFDAKA